The genomic DNA TTTATTCCGTATTCCTTTATTTTTCTATATAAGGTGGAACGGGGAATGCCCAGAATTTCTGCAACCTTCGTTTTATTTTTAAAAACTTTTATACTCTCTTCTATAACGCTTTTTTCTACTTCATAAAGTTTCGGCCACCGCTCTTTAAGTAAATCAAAATATTTATAAGTGTTTCCCTTAAGAAGGTAATCGGGCAGGTCCTCTACGGTTATCGAGCCGTCATCATCGATAATGAGGCTTTTTTCCAGGATATTTTCAAGTTCCCTGATGTTCCCAGGATAATCATAATTCAAAAGCAATTTCATTGCAGCCGATGCGACCTTCGGCTTTTCCTTGCCGAGCCTTGACGACAGTTTGTTCAAAAAATAGGAAATATAAAGGGGAAGGTCTTCCTTTCTTTCCCTTAAAGGCGGAAGGTCTATTTTTATTACGTTCAAACGGTAATACAGGTCTTCTCTGAACTTCTTTTCTTTTACCATCGTTTCTAAATCCCTGTTAGTAGCTGCTATCACCCTTACATCCAGTTTTATTTTCTGTGTGCCCCCTACCCTCATAATCTCCTTTTCCTGCAAGACCCTTAAGAGTTTTACCTGCAAAGCGAAAGGCATATCTCCTATTTCATCGAGGAAAATCGTCCCGCCGTTTGCTTGTTCAAAAAGACCGGGCTTGCCTTTAGACGATGCTCCTGTGAAGGCACCCCTTTCGTATCCAAAAAGCTCGCTCTCCAAAAGGTTTTCGGGTATAGCCCCGCAGTTTACCGCAACGAAGGGTTTATTTTTTCTTGTGCCTTTTTCGTGGATGAATTTTGCCACCACTTCCTTACCGGTGCCGCTTTCCCCTATTATCAGCACATTAGAATTTACATTGGCCGCTTTTAACGCGAGGGAAAAAGCCTTTTGCATTTTTGCGTTCTTGCCAATTATTGGCTCTTCATTCCCCATAAAGCTAGAAAGCTGAAGGGAAAGCTTATTTATCTTCTCTTGCGCTTTTATGAGCCTTGCGTTTAAAGTTTCAAGTTCCGTGATGTCTAGAAAGACCGAAATAGCCCCTATTAATTCGTTGCTCTCCTTGTCTTTTATAGGCACTATATTGGAAATTACGTACCGGTCGTTTACTCGGGTCTTTACCCCGAGCTTTTCCTTCCCAGTTTTTATCACTTCCGGGATGGAGGATTCCGGCGCCACATCTTTGACATATTTTCCTAAAATCTTGCTGTTTTCAAGGCCGGTAATCCTTTCATTTGCTTCGTTTACATAGAGCACTTTTCCATCCCTGTCGGCAATTACGATTCCCTCATGAACGTGGTTTAGAACGATTTCAATGCTATTTATCATTTCGGAAAGGATTTTCACTGGCGCACCCCCTTCCGCCCAAAATATCAGGTCTAGGTACTACTATTTTATCACAATTTTATAGCCTAGCTCTTTTCCTTTTATTCCCATAAATTAACTACACAAAAAACCTCTAGAGCAGGCACGGCGGCTAATATTTAGCCCCGCGTTGCCAAACTCCAGAGGCTTTTTATTCCGCAAACAAATTCATCTATTTGCCTTTCTTAAAGCGATGGAGATGAAGAGTGCAAGGCCTCCATAGAGCAGCGTAACGCCGAAAATAAGCATTGCTATCGCGCCGGGTTCCATTGCCCCGTTAGTCATTTTCAGACACCACCTTTTTGTCCGTTTGCAAGTAGGGGTCCATTTTGGTCCACGGCCTCGACGAAAGGTATAAAGCCGCAACAAGCATCCCTATCGCCGCACCCCAGCCAAGAATTACCACAGCGCTCATTGGATATCCGCCATAAGGCGCTTTGAACTCATTGACGATGTTTTGTATAAACATGTAACCCAAGATAGCAGGAGTGAGGTACTTCACGCAAAAGTCCAACCACCAGCCTATTTTGAAATCCGAATATCTGTTGGCGTGCTCTTTTATTTTATCCGTTCCGTACACGTATCCCAGCAAAATGGCCTCTATTAACCCCAAGAGGGCTATCCCGTAGTTTCCGACGAAGTGGTCTACGATATCGAGGATGTGAACGCCTGCGCCGGTAGCGATAAACATGCTTCCTAAAAATCCGCCGATGGATATCCTCGTTATTATACTCTCCCTCGACATATTGTACTTATCAAGGGCAGCGGTAGCAAAGGATTCCAACATGGAGATGCTAGAAGAAATCCCGGCTATGAACAGCGCAAAGAAGAAAATAATTCCGAAAATGCTCTGCAGGAACTTGGGCATTGGCAGCATACTTATGGCTTTTGGGAATGCTACAAAAGCCACACCTGCACCGCTTGTCGCTACCTCTTCAAAGGGCACTCCCGAAGCCACAGAGACATAGCCGAGGATGCTGAATACGGCAAGTCCCGCCATGAAATCGAAGCTGGAGTTTGAAAATACGGTAATAAACGAGTTGTTGACAATATCAGATTTTTCCGGCAAGTAACTTGCATAAGCTATCATAACGCCAACAGCCAAGGTAGTGGAAAAGAATACCTGAGCGTAAGCAGCTATCCATACCTTCGCGTTCATTATCTTTGAAAAGTCGGGCTTTAAAAACCAGTTGAGGCCATAAGCCGCACCGGGTAAGGTTAAGCCTCTTATTGTAATGATTACCATTAAAATTGCCAATAACGGAGTCATTACTTTGCAGGCTTTTTCAATGCCGCCTGATATTCCCTTTTTGGTAATGGTGTAATTCAAAAGCCATACGATTGCTACTCCTGCTGCTATATTCCACCTGAAGCCACCGAGGTCCCATGGGCCGCTGGACACTCCCAAAAATTTCCCGCCGAAAAAGGCGTTTGGATCGGCGCCCCACGCCTGCGTGATGGCAAATACAAGATAATTCAAGCTCCACGCAATTATAGCCGAATAATAGCACATCACTATGAGGGGCACCATAGTCTGCCACCAGCCGATAAATTCGTACTTCTTTCCGAGTTTTGCAAAAGAAAGGGTGGCTCCGCCTCGCATCTTATGGCCGAAGGAAA from Caldanaerovirga acetigignens includes the following:
- a CDS encoding sigma-54 interaction domain-containing protein, translated to MKILSEMINSIEIVLNHVHEGIVIADRDGKVLYVNEANERITGLENSKILGKYVKDVAPESSIPEVIKTGKEKLGVKTRVNDRYVISNIVPIKDKESNELIGAISVFLDITELETLNARLIKAQEKINKLSLQLSSFMGNEEPIIGKNAKMQKAFSLALKAANVNSNVLIIGESGTGKEVVAKFIHEKGTRKNKPFVAVNCGAIPENLLESELFGYERGAFTGASSKGKPGLFEQANGGTIFLDEIGDMPFALQVKLLRVLQEKEIMRVGGTQKIKLDVRVIAATNRDLETMVKEKKFREDLYYRLNVIKIDLPPLRERKEDLPLYISYFLNKLSSRLGKEKPKVASAAMKLLLNYDYPGNIRELENILEKSLIIDDDGSITVEDLPDYLLKGNTYKYFDLLKERWPKLYEVEKSVIEESIKVFKNKTKVAEILGIPRSTLYRKIKEYGIKC
- a CDS encoding MetS family NSS transporter small subunit, whose protein sequence is MTNGAMEPGAIAMLIFGVTLLYGGLALFISIALRKANR
- a CDS encoding sodium-dependent transporter, which encodes MENFERDQWKSRAGFIFSTVGAAVGLGNFWRFPFMAYQNGGGAFILPYFFALLTAGVPLMIMEFSFGHKMRGGATLSFAKLGKKYEFIGWWQTMVPLIVMCYYSAIIAWSLNYLVFAITQAWGADPNAFFGGKFLGVSSGPWDLGGFRWNIAAGVAIVWLLNYTITKKGISGGIEKACKVMTPLLAILMVIITIRGLTLPGAAYGLNWFLKPDFSKIMNAKVWIAAYAQVFFSTTLAVGVMIAYASYLPEKSDIVNNSFITVFSNSSFDFMAGLAVFSILGYVSVASGVPFEEVATSGAGVAFVAFPKAISMLPMPKFLQSIFGIIFFFALFIAGISSSISMLESFATAALDKYNMSRESIITRISIGGFLGSMFIATGAGVHILDIVDHFVGNYGIALLGLIEAILLGYVYGTDKIKEHANRYSDFKIGWWLDFCVKYLTPAILGYMFIQNIVNEFKAPYGGYPMSAVVILGWGAAIGMLVAALYLSSRPWTKMDPYLQTDKKVVSEND